Proteins from one candidate division KSB1 bacterium genomic window:
- a CDS encoding RNA polymerase sigma factor: MDKTDQELMGVFQQGDDLAFVILYNRHKRNLVFFCSRVLQDHDVAEDIAQEAFLKVYLQRSKLNADGNFKSFLFTIARNLCLNRLRDQKKNIRIAEEICSANEFVIKENTIAIENNDILNRALAQLNADYRELVLLRDYEGFSYREISEITRLSESAIKAKLFKARLKLRDMLLPILKEGA; encoded by the coding sequence TTGGATAAGACTGATCAAGAATTGATGGGCGTTTTTCAGCAAGGTGATGATCTGGCGTTTGTGATATTATATAATCGGCACAAACGCAATTTGGTCTTTTTCTGTTCCAGAGTGCTTCAGGATCATGATGTAGCCGAAGATATAGCACAGGAAGCCTTTTTGAAAGTTTATCTTCAACGAAGCAAACTAAACGCGGATGGGAATTTTAAGAGTTTTTTATTTACGATCGCCAGAAATTTATGCCTGAATCGGTTGAGAGATCAAAAAAAAAATATCCGTATCGCTGAAGAAATCTGCTCAGCCAATGAGTTTGTAATTAAAGAGAATACAATAGCCATTGAAAACAATGACATTTTAAACCGTGCGTTGGCTCAATTAAACGCCGATTATCGGGAATTGGTTCTTCTTAGAGATTATGAAGGATTTTCTTATCGAGAAATTTCTGAAATAACCCGTTTATCGGAAAGCGCAATCAAAGCGAAACTTTTTAAGGCACGATTGAAATTGAGAGATATGCTTTTGCCAATTTTAAAAGAGGGAGCTTAA
- a CDS encoding zf-HC2 domain-containing protein: MSCKDYEEMISIALDGELSSSDADRLQLHLVGCQHCHEFLNSLQKIKGLFQLQPDTILSKDFDHKFFARLAELRQARQRQMSTQSWWRRKFLVPAPIAYAVALALIFFMGLAFHKKIPFRTVPSKEAYTQKYVDAPYEKIRKIKITKDDIFSIYGEKRF, encoded by the coding sequence ATGTCATGTAAAGATTATGAAGAAATGATTAGCATAGCATTGGATGGAGAATTGTCATCCTCAGACGCCGACCGTTTGCAATTGCATCTCGTTGGCTGTCAGCATTGTCATGAATTTTTGAATTCCTTGCAAAAGATCAAAGGATTGTTCCAATTACAGCCTGATACCATTCTCTCTAAGGACTTTGATCATAAATTTTTTGCAAGGCTGGCCGAGCTTCGACAAGCACGCCAGCGCCAGATGAGCACTCAATCCTGGTGGCGACGAAAATTCCTGGTACCTGCACCTATAGCGTATGCGGTGGCCCTTGCTTTGATCTTCTTTATGGGGTTGGCATTTCATAAAAAAATACCATTCAGAACAGTTCCATCAAAAGAAGCTTACACCCAAAAATATGTTGATGCCCCATATGAAAAAATTCGCAAGATTAAAATCACTAAAGATGATATCTTCAGCATTTATGGAGAAAAGCGTTTTTAA
- a CDS encoding T9SS type A sorting domain-containing protein has translation MKLCFAVLLLLSVFPTAALAQGVAIGQRFDLTAELQLNHGTTGQFAQVFVPNYYQAPQDGKLMLVFHLHSASWAAEDVVYKAQANAVLFNIHLGALSSPYQNYFQDANKFRLILDKVKAVLQDHNIIANPVVDTLIVTSFSAGYAGVREIFKTPAYYDQINALALADGLHCNSDPALKEQQMKDFLRFARDARDGKKIFCLTHSAIPTSGYESTTQTANYLINGIGAQRVFVSAVDEIGLQQSACDTGKFHLKGYAGDTASDHMKHLYGLHLMLEQMIRILHQVTVGLNEHWIQPDCYFLVRNYPNPFNSITHFSYELPYSAPVHLKIFNAIGQLVAVLADDAQCSGAHIISWDGSRHNSGVYFYQLQWDGNIKSGRCVLIK, from the coding sequence ATGAAATTATGCTTTGCCGTGCTGTTGCTATTGTCTGTTTTCCCGACTGCGGCTCTGGCGCAAGGAGTGGCCATTGGCCAGCGCTTCGATTTGACGGCTGAGCTGCAATTGAATCACGGCACTACGGGTCAATTTGCCCAGGTGTTTGTGCCCAACTATTACCAGGCACCTCAAGATGGAAAATTGATGCTGGTGTTCCATCTGCATAGCGCCTCCTGGGCTGCTGAAGATGTGGTTTATAAAGCGCAGGCTAATGCGGTGCTATTTAATATCCATCTGGGCGCGCTATCCAGTCCTTATCAAAATTATTTTCAGGACGCCAATAAATTTCGCCTTATTCTGGATAAAGTCAAAGCCGTGCTCCAGGATCACAATATCATCGCCAATCCAGTAGTGGATACGCTCATCGTGACATCGTTTAGCGCAGGCTACGCAGGCGTGCGAGAGATTTTCAAAACGCCCGCTTATTACGATCAGATCAACGCCCTGGCCTTGGCCGATGGACTCCATTGCAATTCCGACCCTGCGCTGAAAGAGCAGCAGATGAAGGATTTCCTCCGTTTTGCCAGGGATGCTCGGGATGGCAAGAAAATTTTTTGTCTCACCCATTCCGCCATTCCCACCAGCGGGTATGAGAGCACCACCCAAACCGCCAACTATCTCATCAACGGCATCGGCGCTCAGCGCGTCTTCGTCTCGGCGGTGGATGAAATTGGGCTCCAGCAATCGGCCTGCGACACAGGCAAATTCCATCTCAAAGGCTATGCGGGTGACACCGCCAGCGATCACATGAAACATCTGTATGGATTGCATTTGATGCTGGAGCAAATGATCAGGATTTTGCACCAGGTTACAGTCGGTCTGAACGAACATTGGATTCAGCCCGACTGCTATTTTTTGGTGCGCAACTACCCCAACCCGTTCAATTCGATCACTCATTTTAGTTATGAACTGCCCTATTCGGCGCCAGTCCACCTAAAAATCTTTAATGCCATCGGTCAATTGGTCGCTGTCCTGGCCGATGATGCGCAATGTTCGGGCGCTCATATTATATCATGGGATGGCAGCAGGCATAATTCTGGCGTATATTTTTACCAGTTGCAGTGGGATGGAAATATTAAGTCAGGCAGGTGTGTGTTGATCAAATAG
- a CDS encoding 6-bladed beta-propeller yields the protein MNSILRRYIKLIVSLWFGLLLISCQKNSRESSNELALPISLMEKFQQAKNFEDLFEKSKEIQLATGTKSYVGSIDQIIKSDERFIVVDTRVTKSVLLFSETGKFIRQVGINGEGPGEYLIPEYACVDNEGRIVILDSQKFKLIFYDRNGEYQKQMRLDVLGIFPQRFFIDSHGLLYFYTINPSFSDASKGKKIVVIDQNGRIKYRYSELEETLQKIFYLGGSVKLAPNGQIWIGNIFDLTIRIHDPNGQVQRTIIEHISHLPNAVSPEIFASVDNSRTMLKLISQHTMIHDIFFIQDNIAMVTFVGNETYYLSFFDLKGNLLKGKIEIDTENSKYLKSAILGSYGNCIFAVEEPIDIDIPLISNALQNVLNPKIVVFKFKL from the coding sequence ATGAACAGCATTTTAAGAAGATATATTAAATTGATAGTTTCGTTATGGTTTGGCTTATTGTTGATTTCCTGTCAGAAAAATAGTCGTGAAAGCAGTAATGAATTGGCATTACCAATTTCCTTGATGGAAAAATTCCAGCAAGCAAAGAATTTTGAGGATTTGTTTGAAAAGTCCAAGGAAATTCAATTAGCAACTGGTACCAAAAGCTATGTAGGCAGCATTGATCAGATTATTAAATCTGATGAAAGATTTATTGTCGTTGACACTCGGGTAACCAAGAGCGTGCTTCTTTTTTCCGAAACTGGAAAATTTATTCGCCAAGTAGGAATTAACGGTGAGGGGCCTGGCGAGTATCTTATTCCTGAGTATGCCTGCGTAGATAACGAGGGAAGAATCGTGATATTGGATAGTCAAAAATTCAAATTAATCTTCTACGATAGAAATGGAGAGTACCAAAAACAGATGAGGCTTGATGTTTTGGGAATATTTCCTCAGCGATTCTTTATTGACTCTCATGGCTTATTATATTTTTATACAATTAATCCATCATTTTCTGATGCCTCTAAAGGGAAAAAAATTGTAGTAATTGATCAAAACGGCCGAATTAAATATCGGTATAGTGAATTGGAAGAAACGTTGCAAAAAATATTTTATCTAGGAGGTTCAGTGAAATTAGCACCAAATGGGCAAATTTGGATCGGAAATATTTTTGATTTAACAATTAGAATTCATGATCCGAATGGTCAAGTCCAACGAACCATTATAGAGCATATCAGCCATTTGCCAAATGCTGTTTCACCAGAAATTTTTGCCTCTGTCGACAATTCTAGGACGATGTTGAAGTTGATTTCTCAACACACAATGATCCATGATATATTTTTCATTCAGGATAATATTGCAATGGTGACGTTTGTTGGAAATGAAACATATTATTTATCATTTTTTGATCTGAAGGGCAATTTACTGAAAGGCAAGATTGAAATTGACACTGAGAATTCCAAATATTTGAAGAGTGCCATCCTTGGCAGCTATGGTAACTGCATTTTTGCAGTTGAGGAACCGATAGATATAGATATTCCCCTGATCAGCAATGCGCTTCAAAATGTCCTTAATCCCAAAATTGTTGTTTTTAAATTTAAGCTCTGA
- a CDS encoding redoxin domain-containing protein, which yields MILVLSLLNILLQVKLQQLKSKIQYQNKLLKDFKVVSEIIEANAYEAILEGLTFPMDILFSLERKRNLFHEENNNYLLILLFSLSDCNVCVEDEIQYFEDLYSKSLNSEIKMSIIAIAHASSINMLNRFRAANNFSFPLIYDNTDTLRKYFDIHKTPLSFLVDRDTKKILKAHFPVAKVPQESIKFIQFIERLFAQK from the coding sequence GTGATTCTGGTTCTCAGTCTGTTAAACATTCTTTTGCAAGTGAAATTGCAACAGCTAAAATCAAAGATTCAATATCAGAACAAACTCTTAAAAGATTTCAAAGTCGTGAGCGAAATTATCGAAGCCAACGCGTACGAGGCTATACTGGAGGGATTGACATTTCCGATGGATATTCTTTTTTCGCTTGAAAGAAAGAGAAATTTATTCCACGAAGAGAACAACAATTATCTTTTGATTCTTTTGTTTTCGCTCTCCGATTGCAATGTCTGTGTTGAGGATGAAATCCAATATTTTGAAGATTTATATTCAAAAAGCCTTAACTCCGAGATAAAAATGAGCATTATTGCTATTGCCCATGCCTCCAGCATCAATATGCTTAACAGATTTCGAGCTGCTAATAACTTTAGCTTTCCTCTAATTTACGATAATACTGATACACTTCGAAAGTATTTCGATATCCATAAAACGCCATTATCTTTCTTAGTTGATCGTGACACAAAAAAAATTCTTAAAGCACATTTTCCAGTAGCCAAAGTCCCTCAAGAATCTATTAAATTTATTCAATTCATTGAGAGGCTATTTGCTCAAAAATGA
- a CDS encoding isoprenylcysteine carboxylmethyltransferase family protein — MIKIFIFGLCSILFLLYSWKSLKSYCNHGFFRFFAFEGILILVLLNVNYWFDQPFVFRQIISWLLLTISLVLAIHGFYLLHIIGKPRQNFEDTSVLVKVGAYRYIRHPLYASLLAGAWGAWLKHISIVSVLLVLLITGLLYATAKIEEKENLEKFGDAYRDYMKNSRMFIPFFPRIIKHPRI, encoded by the coding sequence ATGATCAAAATTTTCATATTCGGTTTGTGCTCGATTCTGTTCTTGCTCTACTCCTGGAAATCTTTAAAGTCATATTGTAATCACGGTTTCTTTCGGTTTTTCGCTTTCGAAGGCATCTTGATCCTGGTGCTGCTAAACGTGAATTACTGGTTTGATCAGCCGTTTGTTTTTCGGCAGATCATCTCCTGGCTGTTGCTTACGATTTCTCTGGTTTTGGCCATTCATGGATTTTATCTATTGCACATCATTGGAAAACCTCGACAGAATTTTGAAGACACCAGCGTACTGGTCAAGGTGGGCGCCTACCGCTACATTCGCCATCCGCTCTATGCTTCATTGCTCGCTGGCGCCTGGGGCGCATGGCTCAAGCATATTTCAATCGTTAGTGTGCTGCTGGTTTTGTTGATCACGGGATTGCTCTACGCCACAGCAAAAATTGAAGAAAAAGAGAATCTGGAAAAATTCGGCGATGCCTATCGGGATTATATGAAAAATAGCAGGATGTTTATTCCGTTTTTCCCGCGGATAATAAAACATCCACGGATATGA
- a CDS encoding MGMT family protein: MKKQKSWKQKLLDNKGLPRVERITENMSQRWGTGTVVIPAPSEVDEIMRQVPEGKLITINEIRAKLAKKHGATIGCPMTTGIFAWVAAHAADEEARQGEKDITPYWRTLKAGGVLNEKYPGGIENVKFFLEQEGHRVVQKGKKFVVENYEKALAEL; the protein is encoded by the coding sequence ATGAAAAAACAAAAATCCTGGAAACAAAAACTACTGGATAACAAAGGCCTCCCCAGAGTCGAGCGCATTACGGAAAACATGAGCCAGCGCTGGGGAACGGGCACGGTGGTCATTCCCGCCCCCAGCGAAGTGGACGAAATCATGCGGCAGGTGCCCGAGGGCAAGCTGATCACCATCAATGAAATTCGAGCCAAGCTGGCCAAAAAGCACGGGGCGACCATCGGCTGTCCCATGACCACAGGCATCTTTGCCTGGGTGGCTGCCCATGCCGCAGATGAAGAGGCACGCCAGGGCGAAAAGGACATCACCCCATACTGGCGAACCTTGAAAGCAGGCGGCGTGTTGAACGAGAAATATCCTGGTGGCATCGAAAATGTGAAGTTCTTCCTCGAACAAGAAGGGCACAGGGTGGTTCAAAAAGGCAAAAAGTTTGTGGTGGAAAATTATGAAAAGGCGCTGGCCGAGCTTTAA
- a CDS encoding nucleoside hydrolase, giving the protein MKFPIISESLRLERLQSPQGKIKIVIDSDTYNEIDDQFAIVYALLSSERLTVEAIYAAPFFNDRSVGPGDGMEKSYREILKILNKLNRPIQGVVFRGSDRYLTDWEHPIHSEAALDLVNRAMNLNPGELLYVVGIAVLTNIASAILIEPEIIDRIVIVWLGGHPHHWHHTKEFNLKQDVLAARLLFDCGVPLVQIPCLGVASHLLTTLPEIEQYVAGRGAIGEYLAETFKACSNDHFAFSRPIWDISAIAWLVNDSWVPSEIVHSPIVTDQVTWSFDQRRHFIRRAFFVKRDPIFRDLFEKLERQALPRI; this is encoded by the coding sequence ATGAAATTCCCAATCATATCGGAATCTTTGCGATTGGAGCGATTACAATCGCCCCAGGGGAAGATCAAAATAGTCATCGACTCTGATACATACAATGAGATTGATGATCAGTTTGCCATTGTCTACGCTTTGCTCTCGTCTGAACGATTAACTGTCGAGGCGATCTACGCGGCGCCGTTCTTCAATGATCGATCGGTAGGTCCAGGAGATGGCATGGAGAAAAGCTATCGTGAAATTTTGAAGATATTAAATAAGCTGAACCGGCCTATTCAAGGAGTGGTGTTCCGAGGATCGGATCGCTATTTAACGGATTGGGAACATCCCATCCACAGCGAAGCCGCGCTGGATCTAGTGAATCGCGCCATGAATTTGAATCCAGGCGAATTGCTTTACGTGGTCGGCATCGCTGTTTTGACCAATATCGCCTCAGCCATCCTGATTGAGCCTGAAATTATCGATCGCATTGTCATCGTCTGGCTGGGCGGACATCCGCATCACTGGCATCACACGAAAGAATTTAATTTGAAGCAAGATGTGCTCGCCGCCCGACTGCTGTTCGATTGTGGCGTGCCCCTCGTGCAGATCCCCTGTCTGGGCGTGGCTTCGCATCTGTTAACCACGCTGCCAGAGATCGAGCAATATGTGGCGGGCCGAGGCGCCATCGGCGAATATTTGGCTGAAACATTCAAGGCGTGCAGCAACGATCATTTTGCCTTTTCTCGCCCTATCTGGGATATTTCGGCCATCGCCTGGCTGGTGAACGACAGTTGGGTACCCAGTGAAATCGTCCACAGCCCCATCGTCACCGATCAAGTGACCTGGAGTTTTGATCAGCGACGGCATTTTATTCGTCGGGCATTCTTTGTCAAACGAGATCCTATTTTTCGAGACCTGTTCGAGAAATTGGAGCGTCAAGCTTTACCAAGAATTTAA
- a CDS encoding SRPBCC family protein, protein MKIIRVIGLIIVVLAFVVLILSLSAPKSYHVERSIVIQVPKHQVFEHIKYWRNWKAWSPWAEMDSAIVVTIAGIDGQIGSKFQWKGKRAGRGEMIATNIQEDEELAYHLRFVKPWESESNGYLRLTAVDDHATQVTWAFYGKSPFPWNFITLFFSLDYMIGGDFERGLERLKSILESQSKTRPQN, encoded by the coding sequence ATGAAGATTATCCGGGTTATTGGGCTGATTATCGTGGTCCTGGCATTCGTTGTACTGATACTCAGCTTATCTGCGCCAAAATCGTATCACGTGGAGCGTTCCATCGTTATTCAGGTACCCAAGCATCAGGTCTTCGAGCATATCAAATATTGGCGCAATTGGAAAGCATGGTCGCCTTGGGCTGAAATGGATTCAGCAATCGTGGTGACCATTGCAGGTATCGATGGGCAGATCGGCTCAAAATTTCAATGGAAAGGAAAGCGCGCAGGCAGGGGCGAAATGATCGCCACCAACATTCAAGAAGATGAGGAACTGGCTTATCATCTTCGATTCGTTAAGCCCTGGGAGAGTGAGTCGAACGGCTATCTTCGGCTAACTGCCGTTGATGATCATGCTACTCAGGTGACATGGGCCTTTTATGGCAAAAGTCCGTTCCCATGGAATTTCATTACATTATTTTTCAGCTTGGATTACATGATTGGGGGCGATTTTGAGCGGGGTTTGGAACGACTGAAATCGATCCTTGAATCTCAATCGAAAACTCGTCCACAAAATTAA
- a CDS encoding 2-dehydropantoate 2-reductase, which yields MKIVVIGAGAIGSVIAGYLCNSNYNVQLVCKHREILQSIENNGLRIEGVHDPIICYPEVVLDISQMVEQPDMIFLATRANETKELAQNLVPFLRDDTAVITLQKGMCEQIVADVVRPDRTIACVVGWTATLLGPGRSEITSHANFIIGELDGEVTHRLLIIKSMLEKIFPVTVSSNILGARFADLIFNASVNSLAGITGLVWGKLFQLNLARAIILLAISEGVAVANSHQIKLEPTANNIDLHKLAIGAKEQSARFSFELFKKHLSLQLLGLRFQRVKSSSLQFLQRGKGTEIDFINGYLVQKGQQHNLTLPIHQKLISLTKQIESGNLIISPENIYKILDANR from the coding sequence ATGAAAATCGTTGTGATTGGTGCTGGTGCTATCGGCAGTGTCATCGCTGGGTATCTTTGCAATTCGAATTATAATGTTCAGCTTGTTTGTAAACATCGAGAAATTTTGCAATCCATCGAGAATAACGGCCTGCGTATTGAAGGTGTACATGATCCGATCATTTGCTATCCGGAAGTGGTCTTAGATATTTCCCAGATGGTCGAGCAACCTGATATGATATTTCTTGCAACCAGAGCCAATGAGACTAAAGAGCTTGCTCAAAACTTGGTGCCATTTTTACGAGACGATACTGCCGTCATTACGCTGCAAAAAGGCATGTGCGAGCAAATTGTCGCTGATGTTGTTCGACCAGATCGAACCATTGCCTGCGTGGTCGGTTGGACCGCTACCCTTTTGGGACCTGGGAGAAGCGAAATCACCAGTCATGCAAATTTCATCATTGGCGAGTTGGATGGTGAAGTCACCCATCGCTTGCTGATTATTAAATCGATGCTGGAGAAAATCTTTCCAGTCACCGTCAGCTCCAATATCCTCGGCGCACGATTCGCTGATTTAATTTTTAATGCCAGCGTGAACTCATTGGCGGGTATTACAGGTCTAGTGTGGGGGAAATTATTCCAACTTAACCTGGCTCGCGCCATTATTTTGCTCGCCATCTCGGAGGGCGTCGCCGTTGCTAATAGCCACCAAATAAAGCTGGAACCTACCGCGAACAATATCGATCTTCATAAGCTTGCTATTGGTGCCAAAGAACAGAGTGCCCGGTTTAGCTTTGAGTTGTTTAAAAAACATCTCAGCTTGCAACTCTTGGGCTTACGATTTCAACGGGTCAAATCATCATCATTGCAATTTTTGCAGCGAGGTAAGGGGACAGAAATCGATTTTATCAATGGCTATCTGGTTCAAAAAGGTCAACAGCATAACTTGACTTTGCCAATCCATCAAAAATTGATCAGCCTCACCAAACAAATTGAATCTGGCAACCTCATTATTAGTCCTGAAAATATTTATAAGATCCTGGATGCTAACCGCTGA
- a CDS encoding NlpC/P60 family protein — protein MNQIKIYLGTPYRYGGNSANGMDCSGLVATVFKGAFGIELPHNADQLYRTSVRVKKKDLYLGDLVFFTNRTGIDHVGIYLIKNYFVHASISSGVKISHLNDHYYRSRFRGAGRIIDLNPRSRYN, from the coding sequence TTGAACCAGATAAAAATTTATCTCGGAACACCCTACCGTTATGGGGGCAACTCAGCGAACGGCATGGATTGTTCGGGATTGGTAGCTACTGTTTTTAAGGGAGCTTTTGGTATTGAGCTGCCGCATAATGCGGATCAGCTTTATCGAACCAGCGTTCGCGTGAAAAAGAAAGACCTTTATTTGGGTGATTTGGTATTTTTTACGAACCGGACAGGGATCGATCATGTGGGCATTTACCTGATCAAAAATTATTTCGTTCATGCCAGCATTTCATCTGGGGTGAAAATCTCTCATTTAAACGATCATTATTACCGCTCCAGATTTCGGGGTGCTGGCCGTATTATCGATCTGAATCCTCGATCACGCTACAACTGA